From Thermoflavifilum aggregans, a single genomic window includes:
- the rplW gene encoding 50S ribosomal protein L23: MTMKATDILIKPMVTEKSNQQSEKLNRYTFQVNRKANKLQIKKAVEEFYGVTVTDVNTSIVPGKRRNRYTYSGVISGKKSAYKKAVVTLAEGESIDLYANV; the protein is encoded by the coding sequence ATGACAATGAAAGCCACTGATATTCTGATTAAGCCGATGGTTACCGAAAAATCCAATCAGCAGTCTGAAAAGCTGAACAGGTACACTTTTCAGGTAAACCGGAAGGCCAATAAACTGCAGATCAAAAAGGCTGTGGAAGAATTTTACGGCGTTACTGTAACAGATGTGAATACTAGCATTGTTCCCGGAAAACGCAGAAACCGTTATACTTATTCAGGCGTAATCAGCGGAAAAAAATCAGCTTACAAAAAGGCCGTAGTTACCCTGGCAGAAGGAGAATCGATTGATCTGTATGCCAATGTATAA
- the rplR gene encoding 50S ribosomal protein L18: MKQQLSRREKIHLRIRKRISGTATRPRLSVFRSNTSIYAQLIDDTKGHTLAAASSRDKDIAAKKGTKTEKSYLVGEALAKKALALGITQCVFDRSGYLYHGRVKALAEGARAAGLQF; encoded by the coding sequence ATGAAACAACAATTATCCAGACGAGAAAAAATTCATCTCCGCATCCGCAAGCGGATTTCGGGTACAGCAACCCGGCCCAGGCTCTCCGTATTCCGGAGCAACACATCTATTTATGCTCAGCTGATTGATGATACCAAAGGGCATACCTTAGCAGCTGCATCATCCCGCGATAAGGATATAGCCGCTAAAAAAGGTACCAAAACCGAAAAATCCTATCTGGTAGGAGAGGCCTTAGCTAAAAAAGCATTGGCTCTGGGTATTACCCAATGCGTGTTTGACCGGAGTGGCTACCTGTATCATGGCCGGGTGAAAGCGCTGGCAGAAGGAGCACGTGCAGCAGGTTTACAATTTTAA
- the rplD gene encoding 50S ribosomal protein L4: MQLEVFNIAGEKTGRTVELPDQIFQAKPHQHVLYLAVKQYLAAQRQGTHKTKARNEVKGSTRKLHRQKGTGGSRKGSIRNPLFRGGGTVFGPQPRDYSIKLNKKEKDLARVSALSVKASEQAIRIVEDFSIQPPKTKQFVSVLKALGIDPEWKKVLFVTPEYQESIFLSFRNVPTVNGLAFKDLNAYDILNANYLVFTEQAARLFQQAAEPVPAE; the protein is encoded by the coding sequence ATGCAGCTCGAGGTATTCAATATAGCAGGTGAAAAAACCGGGAGAACCGTCGAACTTCCCGACCAGATATTTCAGGCGAAGCCTCACCAGCATGTCCTTTATCTGGCTGTGAAGCAATATCTGGCTGCTCAGCGCCAGGGCACACATAAAACCAAAGCCCGGAATGAGGTAAAAGGTTCTACACGTAAACTGCACCGGCAGAAGGGTACGGGCGGATCCCGCAAAGGCAGCATCCGCAATCCACTGTTCCGTGGCGGAGGAACTGTGTTTGGGCCCCAGCCGCGTGATTATTCCATTAAACTCAATAAAAAGGAAAAAGACCTGGCACGAGTTTCAGCCCTTTCTGTAAAAGCCTCTGAACAGGCTATCCGGATTGTGGAAGATTTTTCCATTCAACCCCCGAAAACCAAACAGTTTGTAAGTGTGTTGAAGGCGTTGGGTATCGATCCGGAATGGAAAAAGGTGTTGTTTGTAACCCCGGAATATCAGGAATCCATTTTCCTCTCATTCCGGAATGTACCTACCGTCAACGGTCTGGCATTCAAGGACCTGAATGCTTATGATATTTTAAATGCCAATTATCTGGTGTTTACTGAACAGGCAGCCAGGCTCTTTCAGCAAGCTGCTGAACCTGTACCGGCTGAATAA
- the rpsQ gene encoding 30S ribosomal protein S17, with protein sequence MAERRLRKTRVGVVTSNKMQKTITVSVERRVKHPIYGKFIKKTTKFLAHDENNSCQIGDVVRIMETRPLSKRKCWRLVEIIQRAQ encoded by the coding sequence ATGGCAGAACGACGTTTAAGAAAAACCAGGGTGGGTGTGGTCACCAGCAATAAAATGCAGAAAACCATTACGGTGAGTGTGGAACGCCGCGTGAAGCATCCGATCTATGGAAAGTTCATCAAGAAAACCACCAAGTTTCTGGCACACGACGAGAACAACAGCTGCCAGATAGGTGATGTGGTGCGCATCATGGAAACCCGCCCCCTGAGCAAAAGAAAATGCTGGCGTTTGGTGGAAATTATTCAACGCGCCCAATAA
- the rpsJ gene encoding 30S ribosomal protein S10, with protein MAQRIRIKLKSYDHNLVDKSAEKIVKTVRSTGAVVTGPIPLPTEKKIFTVLRSPHVNKKSREQFQLCTHKRLLDIYTSSSRTVDALSKLDLPSGVDVEIKA; from the coding sequence ATGGCACAGCGGATTCGCATTAAATTGAAATCTTACGATCACAATCTGGTGGATAAATCGGCCGAAAAGATTGTAAAAACGGTCAGAAGCACGGGTGCTGTGGTAACGGGTCCTATTCCCCTGCCCACGGAAAAGAAAATTTTCACCGTGCTACGTTCTCCCCATGTGAACAAGAAATCACGCGAGCAGTTTCAGCTGTGCACTCACAAACGTTTGCTGGATATTTACACGTCCTCGTCCCGCACGGTAGATGCGCTTTCTAAGCTCGATTTACCTTCGGGCGTGGATGTTGAAATAAAAGCTTAG
- the rplB gene encoding 50S ribosomal protein L2, whose amino-acid sequence MALKKFKPVTPGTRWRIGNAFAEITTDEPEKSLLEPISKTGGRNTQGHRTMRYIGGGHKKRYRIIDFKRDKRNIPATVKSIEYDPNRSAFIALVVYADGEKRYILAPQGLQVGATVMSGDEVSPEVGNAMPLKNMPLGTIVHNIELHPGQGGAIARSAGTYAQLTAKEEKYVVLKMPSGEIRRVLGQCYATVGSVSNSDHALEQMGKAGRNRWRGIRPRTRGVAMNPVDHPMGGGEGKASGGHPRSRKGLYAKGLKTRSRKKASNKLILQRRNGQKLSS is encoded by the coding sequence ATGGCACTGAAGAAATTTAAACCGGTCACACCAGGCACCCGATGGAGAATCGGAAATGCTTTTGCAGAAATCACTACCGATGAACCCGAAAAAAGCCTGCTGGAACCTATTTCCAAGACCGGCGGGCGTAACACGCAGGGGCATCGGACCATGCGTTATATCGGTGGCGGACATAAAAAACGCTATCGCATTATTGATTTTAAGCGAGACAAGAGAAATATTCCAGCTACGGTCAAAAGCATTGAATATGATCCCAATCGCAGTGCATTCATAGCCCTGGTGGTTTATGCAGATGGGGAAAAACGCTATATCCTGGCTCCCCAGGGTTTGCAAGTGGGTGCCACTGTGATGAGTGGTGATGAGGTGAGCCCTGAAGTCGGCAATGCTATGCCGTTGAAAAATATGCCACTGGGTACCATTGTGCACAACATAGAATTGCATCCCGGCCAAGGAGGAGCCATTGCCCGCAGTGCTGGCACCTATGCCCAGCTCACGGCAAAAGAAGAAAAATATGTGGTGTTGAAAATGCCTTCCGGAGAAATCCGTCGGGTACTTGGCCAATGTTATGCCACCGTGGGCAGCGTATCAAACTCCGATCATGCTCTCGAACAAATGGGTAAAGCCGGACGCAACCGCTGGCGTGGCATCAGGCCCAGAACCAGAGGGGTGGCTATGAATCCGGTTGATCATCCTATGGGTGGCGGGGAAGGAAAGGCTTCGGGTGGTCATCCGCGTTCCAGAAAAGGCCTGTATGCCAAAGGGTTGAAGACCCGCTCCAGAAAGAAAGCTTCCAATAAGCTTATCCTGCAGCGGAGAAATGGCCAGAAGCTCAGCAGCTAA
- the rplE gene encoding 50S ribosomal protein L5, which translates to MSTTNYIPRLQKKYREEVVPALMEKFHYTSVMQVPRLLKICLNQGVNGAVNDKKLVDVAVEEMTRIAGQRAVPTLAKKDISNFKLRRNMPIGVRVTLRGVRMYEFMDRLISIALPRVRDFRGVNEKSFDGRGNYTLGITEQIIFPEIDIDKVSKINGMDITFVTSAETDEEAYELLRLMGMPFRNINPKA; encoded by the coding sequence ATGAGTACAACGAATTACATTCCCAGGCTTCAGAAAAAATATCGCGAAGAGGTAGTACCCGCCCTGATGGAAAAATTTCACTATACCAGTGTGATGCAGGTACCCAGGTTGCTGAAAATATGCTTGAACCAGGGCGTGAATGGAGCTGTGAATGATAAGAAACTGGTTGATGTGGCAGTAGAAGAAATGACCCGCATAGCCGGGCAGCGGGCTGTGCCTACTTTGGCCAAAAAAGATATTTCCAATTTCAAACTCCGTCGCAATATGCCCATCGGGGTGCGGGTAACCCTGCGGGGCGTGCGGATGTATGAATTCATGGATCGGCTGATATCCATTGCCCTGCCCCGTGTGCGCGACTTCAGAGGCGTGAATGAAAAATCATTTGATGGCAGGGGCAATTATACCCTAGGCATTACCGAACAAATTATCTTCCCAGAAATCGATATTGATAAAGTGAGCAAGATCAACGGTATGGATATCACTTTTGTGACATCCGCCGAAACCGACGAAGAGGCCTATGAATTGCTGAGATTAATGGGAATGCCATTCCGAAATATCAATCCAAAAGCCTGA
- the rplV gene encoding 50S ribosomal protein L22, giving the protein MEAVARLRNYPSSPRKMRLLADLIRGKEVDVALNILKFHPKHPSKPLEKLLLSAIANWREKNQGERVEDARLYVKTIFVDGGRTLKRLRPAPQGRAYRIRKRSNHVTIIVDTALAAQAKDSAQTAASATETTSEETAS; this is encoded by the coding sequence ATGGAAGCTGTAGCTCGTTTGAGAAATTATCCCAGTTCACCCCGCAAAATGCGTTTGCTGGCTGATCTGATTCGGGGCAAGGAGGTAGATGTGGCTTTGAATATTTTAAAATTTCACCCGAAACATCCCAGCAAACCACTGGAAAAACTTTTGCTGTCGGCTATTGCCAACTGGCGGGAAAAGAATCAGGGTGAACGGGTGGAAGATGCCAGGCTGTATGTCAAAACCATTTTTGTGGATGGCGGTCGCACCCTGAAAAGGCTCAGACCAGCTCCGCAGGGCAGAGCCTATCGGATTCGCAAACGCAGCAACCATGTAACCATTATTGTGGATACTGCGTTGGCAGCCCAGGCAAAAGATTCGGCACAAACCGCAGCTTCCGCTACCGAAACAACATCTGAAGAAACAGCATCCTAA
- the rpmD gene encoding 50S ribosomal protein L30 has protein sequence MGKIRITQIRSAIDRPERQKKTLQALGLKKLHATVEHEATPQILGMVRKVQHLVSVQPIHEEK, from the coding sequence ATGGGAAAAATCAGAATCACACAAATAAGAAGTGCTATAGACCGGCCTGAACGCCAGAAAAAGACACTTCAGGCGCTTGGCCTGAAAAAGCTGCACGCCACCGTGGAACACGAGGCCACTCCCCAGATTCTGGGTATGGTGCGGAAAGTGCAGCACCTGGTAAGCGTACAACCTATCCATGAAGAAAAATAA
- the rplX gene encoding 50S ribosomal protein L24 produces MKKRFKPKFHIRKGDQVVVIAGDDKDRTRPRRVLAVYPDKQRVLVEGVNIVTKHTKPSAQNPRGGIVKMEAPIHISNVMLWDSKAGAPTRISRSRDDDGKPVRISKKSGEIIK; encoded by the coding sequence ATGAAAAAACGATTTAAACCAAAATTTCATATCAGAAAAGGCGACCAGGTCGTGGTCATTGCCGGTGATGATAAAGATAGAACCCGTCCCAGACGGGTACTGGCCGTGTATCCCGACAAGCAGCGGGTACTGGTTGAAGGCGTGAATATTGTTACCAAACATACCAAACCCAGTGCCCAGAATCCGCGCGGAGGTATCGTAAAAATGGAAGCCCCTATTCATATTTCAAATGTGATGCTCTGGGATAGCAAAGCCGGGGCTCCCACCCGCATCAGCCGTTCGCGCGATGATGACGGTAAACCCGTAAGAATATCCAAAAAATCAGGTGAAATCATCAAATAA
- the rpsS gene encoding 30S ribosomal protein S19: protein MARSIKKGPYVDHKLEKKVQLMNEGTLKKAVIKTWSRRSTITPDFVGHTFAVHNGNKFIPVYVTEFMVGHKLGEFAPTRNFKGHSNKKQ, encoded by the coding sequence ATGGCTCGTTCAATTAAAAAAGGACCTTACGTAGATCATAAACTGGAGAAGAAAGTGCAGCTGATGAATGAGGGGACCCTCAAGAAGGCCGTCATCAAGACCTGGAGCCGGCGGTCTACCATTACACCCGATTTCGTGGGACATACTTTTGCCGTACACAACGGCAACAAGTTTATCCCGGTGTATGTGACGGAATTCATGGTAGGTCATAAGCTGGGAGAATTCGCTCCCACACGCAATTTCAAGGGACATTCCAATAAGAAACAATAA
- the rpsE gene encoding 30S ribosomal protein S5 — protein MAKQHIQRVKAGDLELKEKVVAINRVTKTTKGGRNFSFSALVVVGNGKGVVGHGLGKAKEVQEAINKGIDDAKKNLIRVPIIHGTIPHEQFAKEGAAKVLIKPAAHGTGVIAGGSMRAVLESAGITDVLTKSLGSTNPHNVVKATFKALAMLREPIQVARDRHVSLKKVFNG, from the coding sequence ATGGCTAAACAACACATTCAACGGGTAAAGGCTGGCGATCTGGAATTAAAGGAAAAAGTAGTCGCCATCAATCGCGTGACCAAGACTACCAAAGGTGGAAGAAATTTCAGCTTTTCAGCATTGGTAGTGGTTGGAAATGGCAAAGGTGTGGTGGGTCACGGACTGGGTAAAGCTAAGGAAGTTCAGGAAGCCATCAACAAAGGCATTGATGATGCGAAAAAAAACCTGATTCGTGTGCCTATTATTCACGGCACCATTCCGCATGAGCAGTTTGCCAAGGAGGGAGCTGCCAAGGTGCTGATCAAGCCCGCGGCTCATGGAACGGGCGTGATTGCCGGTGGTTCCATGCGCGCCGTGCTTGAAAGTGCCGGAATTACCGATGTGCTTACCAAATCCCTGGGCTCAACCAACCCGCATAATGTGGTAAAAGCAACCTTCAAAGCTCTTGCCATGTTGCGTGAGCCCATACAAGTAGCGCGGGATCGACACGTTTCATTGAAAAAAGTGTTCAACGGATAA
- the rplO gene encoding 50S ribosomal protein L15 produces MQLHTLKPAAGSVKKAKRLGRGEASGKGGTSTRGTKGDQSRSGYKIKKGHEGGQMPLHRRVPKRGFNHPDKQLFKVVNLSQVDAWVEKYGLQEISPEALQHAGLMKNTERLKILAKGSFTAKGLRFVAHAASAQARKAIAAAGCELQLIS; encoded by the coding sequence ATGCAATTACATACGCTCAAACCTGCTGCCGGGTCGGTAAAAAAAGCCAAACGCCTGGGAAGAGGAGAAGCTTCCGGCAAGGGTGGAACATCAACCAGAGGAACGAAAGGTGACCAGTCACGCTCAGGTTACAAAATCAAAAAAGGGCATGAAGGAGGTCAGATGCCCCTGCATCGCCGGGTACCCAAAAGAGGATTCAATCATCCCGATAAACAATTGTTCAAAGTTGTGAACTTGAGCCAGGTAGATGCCTGGGTAGAAAAATACGGATTACAGGAAATTTCCCCTGAGGCATTGCAGCATGCTGGGTTAATGAAAAATACCGAACGGTTGAAGATTCTGGCAAAAGGCAGCTTTACTGCCAAGGGATTGCGCTTTGTCGCCCATGCGGCCAGCGCTCAGGCCCGGAAAGCTATTGCAGCAGCAGGATGTGAATTGCAGCTGATTTCATAA
- the rpmC gene encoding 50S ribosomal protein L29, translating to MAKTKIDLKALSDQDLEQKIAEETLHLKRLKFSHAISPLENPMSIRQTRREIARLKTELRRRQLQPRQDAAIQSENNKQ from the coding sequence ATGGCAAAGACAAAAATTGATCTGAAAGCACTTAGCGATCAGGATCTGGAACAAAAAATTGCCGAAGAAACCTTGCATCTGAAGCGGCTGAAATTCAGCCATGCTATTTCCCCGCTGGAAAATCCGATGAGTATCCGGCAAACCCGCAGGGAAATTGCCAGGCTGAAGACAGAACTTCGGCGCCGGCAGCTTCAGCCCCGCCAGGATGCAGCCATTCAGTCTGAAAATAATAAACAATAA
- the rpsH gene encoding 30S ribosomal protein S8, with translation MVTDPIADYLTRIRNAQLAGHRIVEIPASNLKKRMTEILYEKGYILKYKFEDDNKQGIIKIALKYDPQTRQPAIRMLERVSRPGLRRYAKPKDLPRVKNGLGIAIVSTSRGVMTDKEARAQHIGGEVLCVVY, from the coding sequence ATGGTGACAGATCCCATAGCAGATTACCTGACCCGCATCCGCAATGCCCAGCTGGCCGGCCATCGGATTGTGGAAATTCCGGCTTCCAACCTGAAAAAACGGATGACGGAAATTCTGTATGAAAAGGGTTACATCCTGAAATATAAGTTTGAAGATGATAACAAGCAGGGGATCATCAAAATTGCCCTGAAATATGACCCTCAAACCCGCCAGCCGGCAATCCGTATGCTGGAAAGAGTCAGCCGGCCGGGGCTTCGCAGGTATGCCAAGCCCAAAGACCTGCCTCGGGTAAAGAATGGCCTTGGTATTGCCATCGTTTCCACCTCCCGGGGGGTGATGACTGATAAAGAAGCCAGGGCTCAGCATATCGGGGGTGAGGTGTTGTGTGTGGTGTATTGA
- the rplN gene encoding 50S ribosomal protein L14: MIQQESRLKVADNSGAKEVLCIRVLGNSGQTYAGIGDKIVVTVKDAIPSGGIKKGTVSKAVIVRTKSKLRRKDGSYIRFDDNAVVLLNNMDEPRGTRIFGPVARELRDKGYMKIISLAPEVL; this comes from the coding sequence ATGATACAGCAGGAATCCAGACTGAAAGTAGCGGATAACAGCGGAGCCAAAGAAGTACTCTGCATCCGGGTGCTGGGCAACTCCGGACAGACCTATGCAGGCATTGGAGATAAAATTGTGGTGACGGTTAAAGATGCAATCCCTTCAGGGGGCATTAAAAAAGGTACTGTTTCCAAAGCCGTCATTGTGCGCACCAAAAGCAAGCTCCGCAGAAAAGACGGATCCTATATCCGTTTTGACGACAATGCCGTGGTGCTCCTCAACAATATGGATGAACCAAGAGGTACCCGCATCTTCGGGCCGGTAGCCCGGGAATTGCGTGACAAAGGATACATGAAAATCATTTCCCTTGCACCGGAAGTGCTATAA
- the rplF gene encoding 50S ribosomal protein L6 codes for MSRIAKIPVKIPAGVTVQVSPANEVTVKGPKGELSLAVDRDIQVLVQSGEIVVKRPTDQIRHKALHGTYRALLANMVKGVTQGFRKELELVGVGYRASAQGQLLDITVGYSHNILMEVPKEVKVKTEAEKGQNPKIILESADKQLLGAVAAKIRSLRKPEPYKGKGIRYSDEVVRRKAGKSAGK; via the coding sequence ATGTCTCGCATAGCAAAAATACCGGTAAAAATTCCAGCAGGCGTAACCGTACAGGTTTCGCCGGCGAATGAGGTGACTGTAAAAGGCCCGAAAGGGGAACTCTCCCTTGCGGTAGATCGGGATATTCAGGTGCTTGTGCAGTCAGGAGAAATTGTGGTAAAACGCCCCACCGATCAGATCCGGCACAAGGCACTCCATGGCACGTACAGAGCTTTGCTGGCCAATATGGTGAAGGGAGTTACACAAGGATTTCGCAAGGAACTGGAGCTGGTGGGGGTTGGATACAGGGCCAGTGCCCAAGGGCAGCTGCTGGATATTACCGTCGGGTATTCCCATAACATCCTGATGGAAGTTCCCAAAGAGGTGAAAGTAAAAACCGAAGCCGAAAAGGGACAAAACCCCAAAATCATTCTGGAAAGTGCAGATAAGCAATTGCTTGGTGCAGTTGCAGCCAAAATCAGAAGCCTGCGTAAACCTGAGCCCTACAAAGGCAAGGGTATCCGTTACTCTGATGAGGTAGTGCGCCGCAAGGCAGGTAAAAGTGCAGGTAAATAG
- the rplP gene encoding 50S ribosomal protein L16: MLQPKRTKHRKMQKGRIKGVAQRGNTLAFGSFGLKALEPHWITDRQIEAARVALTRHMKREGNIWIRIFPDKPITKKPLEVRMGKGKGSPDHWAAVVQPGRILFEADGVPMDVAREALRLAAQKLPIKTKFVVRPDFEAQ, from the coding sequence ATGTTACAGCCTAAACGTACCAAGCACAGAAAAATGCAGAAGGGCCGGATCAAAGGGGTGGCCCAGCGGGGAAATACCCTGGCCTTTGGTTCATTTGGCCTGAAGGCACTGGAACCACACTGGATCACCGACCGGCAGATAGAGGCAGCCCGTGTAGCCCTCACCCGACACATGAAAAGGGAAGGGAATATCTGGATTCGCATATTTCCTGATAAGCCCATCACCAAGAAACCACTTGAGGTGAGGATGGGAAAAGGGAAAGGCTCTCCCGATCATTGGGCAGCCGTGGTGCAACCCGGTCGTATCTTGTTTGAAGCCGACGGTGTGCCTATGGATGTAGCCAGGGAAGCTCTGCGCTTGGCCGCCCAGAAACTGCCTATTAAAACCAAATTTGTGGTGAGACCTGATTTTGAAGCCCAATAA
- a CDS encoding ABC transporter permease: MRKILQYGFIDLLRSKWMIGYGIVFFCLTSTILYLIGDFKQVIISMMYLVLYLIPLLSMVLGIMYGYQIREYIAWVLSHPVSRRNVFMGYYLSLSLVLIIYFLIGMGIPFLIAGVLHSSSASAFAFLMLAGIVLSFIVSGMALWVVFGFDHKLLGLGMGLFIWLVMAVLYDVFFLIAVIAFQDYPLEVFAIVASILNPVDLSRILLISHLDISALLGYTGAVIKSSFGTYGGLIWICAGYLIWLIIPVWRYMHITSKKDF, from the coding sequence ATGAGAAAGATATTGCAATATGGTTTCATTGACCTGTTGAGGAGCAAATGGATGATTGGTTATGGCATCGTATTTTTTTGTCTTACCTCTACCATTTTGTATCTGATTGGTGATTTCAAGCAGGTCATCATTAGTATGATGTATCTGGTGTTGTATCTGATACCTTTGTTATCTATGGTACTGGGTATTATGTATGGCTATCAGATCAGGGAATATATCGCGTGGGTTTTATCACATCCTGTTTCAAGGAGAAATGTGTTTATGGGATATTATCTGAGTCTTTCCCTGGTGTTGATTATTTATTTTCTTATCGGAATGGGCATTCCGTTTTTGATTGCGGGAGTTTTGCATAGTTCATCTGCATCTGCATTTGCATTTTTAATGCTGGCAGGCATTGTGCTTTCCTTTATCGTTTCAGGCATGGCATTATGGGTAGTATTTGGTTTTGATCATAAGCTGCTGGGTTTGGGTATGGGATTGTTTATATGGCTGGTGATGGCGGTTTTGTATGATGTTTTCTTTCTGATTGCGGTGATTGCGTTTCAGGATTATCCGCTTGAAGTATTTGCAATTGTGGCAAGCATTCTGAATCCGGTGGATTTAAGTCGTATTTTGCTGATATCTCATCTCGACATTTCTGCACTGCTTGGATACACCGGTGCGGTTATCAAATCATCTTTTGGTACGTACGGAGGTTTGATATGGATATGTGCCGGATACCTTATCTGGCTGATTATTCCTGTTTGGAGATATATGCATATTACTTCAAAAAAAGATTTTTGA
- the rpsN gene encoding 30S ribosomal protein S14: MSKQSIIARERKRERLVAKYAEKRAALKAAGDYKALDALPKNSSPVRLRNRCQLTGRPRGYIRYFGISRIKFREMALEGKIPGVRKASW; the protein is encoded by the coding sequence ATGTCAAAACAATCTATCATTGCCAGAGAAAGAAAACGTGAACGGCTGGTAGCAAAATATGCCGAAAAACGGGCAGCCCTCAAAGCCGCCGGCGACTACAAAGCGCTGGATGCGCTTCCAAAAAATTCGTCGCCCGTGCGCCTGCGTAACCGCTGCCAGCTTACCGGTCGCCCCAGAGGATATATCCGCTATTTCGGAATTTCCCGTATCAAATTCCGGGAAATGGCTTTGGAAGGGAAGATTCCCGGCGTGAGAAAAGCTTCATGGTAA
- the rplC gene encoding 50S ribosomal protein L3, with translation MKGILGRKLGMTSIFEADGRQTACTIIEAGPCVVTQVKTPETDGYHAFQIAFGERKEKNTPRPLRQHFAKANTSPKRYVREIRDPEIQKQVGELITCDIFQEGEVVNVIGTSKGKGFQGVVKRHHFRGVGESTHGQHDRSRAPGSIGASSFPSRVLKGMRMAGRMGNERVKVKGLRILKVFPEQNYILVSGSVPGHNGSIVLIEK, from the coding sequence ATGAAAGGAATTCTTGGCAGAAAATTGGGCATGACCAGCATTTTCGAAGCTGATGGGCGGCAGACAGCCTGCACCATTATTGAAGCTGGTCCCTGTGTAGTGACTCAGGTCAAAACTCCCGAAACCGACGGCTATCATGCTTTTCAGATTGCCTTCGGGGAAAGAAAGGAAAAAAATACGCCCCGCCCGCTCAGGCAACACTTCGCAAAAGCCAATACTTCACCCAAAAGATATGTCAGGGAGATCCGTGATCCGGAAATCCAGAAGCAGGTTGGTGAACTGATTACGTGTGATATCTTTCAGGAAGGAGAGGTTGTCAATGTAATCGGCACATCCAAGGGTAAGGGATTTCAGGGCGTGGTGAAACGTCATCATTTCCGAGGTGTAGGTGAATCCACGCATGGCCAGCATGACCGCAGCCGGGCTCCCGGTTCCATTGGTGCTTCCTCTTTTCCTTCGAGGGTATTGAAAGGCATGCGCATGGCCGGCCGGATGGGTAATGAACGGGTGAAGGTAAAAGGTCTGCGCATTCTGAAAGTATTTCCCGAACAGAATTATATCTTGGTAAGCGGATCCGTTCCGGGTCATAATGGTTCCATTGTTTTAATTGAAAAATGA
- the rpsC gene encoding 30S ribosomal protein S3 has protein sequence MGQKTNPIGNRLGIIRGWDSNWYGNKHDFAPKLIEDHKIRTYLDARISRGGISRVVIERTLNKLIITIHTSKPGIIIGKGGGEVDRIKEELKKLTGKEDVQINILEIRRPETDARIVAETIARQIESRVNYKRAIKMAIATTMRMGAEGIKVKVSGRLGGAEIARSEEIKQGRVPLHTFRMDIDYACLFAQTVYGKIGVKVWICKGEVLGKRDLDPNFVGGRDHGRERRGRERDRRK, from the coding sequence GTGGGTCAAAAAACAAATCCAATCGGCAACAGATTAGGCATTATCAGAGGCTGGGACTCCAACTGGTACGGAAACAAACATGATTTTGCTCCCAAACTGATAGAAGATCATAAGATTCGTACCTATCTGGATGCCCGGATCAGCCGGGGAGGTATATCACGGGTGGTTATAGAGCGTACGTTAAACAAGCTCATCATCACTATTCATACCTCCAAGCCTGGCATTATCATCGGAAAGGGAGGCGGAGAAGTTGACCGGATTAAGGAAGAATTGAAAAAACTCACAGGTAAGGAAGACGTACAAATTAATATTCTGGAAATCCGTCGTCCTGAAACGGATGCACGCATTGTGGCCGAAACCATAGCCCGGCAGATTGAAAGCCGCGTGAACTATAAAAGAGCTATTAAAATGGCCATTGCCACCACCATGCGCATGGGCGCAGAAGGGATTAAGGTGAAAGTGAGCGGCCGCCTGGGTGGAGCAGAAATCGCCCGCTCCGAAGAAATCAAGCAGGGACGCGTACCCTTGCATACGTTCCGGATGGATATTGATTATGCCTGCCTGTTCGCACAAACCGTATACGGGAAGATTGGCGTAAAGGTATGGATATGCAAAGGCGAAGTGCTGGGCAAACGGGATCTGGATCCCAACTTTGTGGGAGGCCGTGATCATGGAAGGGAACGGAGGGGAAGAGAACGCGATCGGAGAAAATAA